The Danio rerio strain Tuebingen ecotype United States chromosome 10, GRCz12tu, whole genome shotgun sequence genome contains a region encoding:
- the setd1ba gene encoding histone-lysine N-methyltransferase SETD1B-A isoform X3 has translation MDNSHPICSSGEKRSHHWRSYKLIIDPALKKGSHKVYRYDGHQFSTPSFGMSPVDIVRDPRIGRLWTKYKETDLPVPKFKIDECYVGRVPPKEVTFAKLNDNVREGFLTDMCKKFGDIEEVEILYNPKNKKHLGIAKVVFETVKAAKDAVQNLHNTSVMGNIIHVELDPKGENRQRYFQRLINGSYTPLTLPVGGEEACDVSPRSLAEALMACEPSRRLFEGGSSVVAGTTPSGTNTPMSLDTAYSSLRQDTPQSQGTPHTPRPSGTPFSQDSSYSSRQGTPAFQANRAESSGGYKSRRHETKFQDAYNRRPERRYVHGPTQRGNTEQPPSFKQHQPPEPPSPAFTHTPPPPTSANFKTAYSQYQPPIPQEYTVASYHQPVQRELDYRRPPQAPPPPSTDFLPVRDRPTTPPIPEPPPAPETQPTTPPSSTPEPCPSPTQESERNSLDSRIEMLLKPFLNERGDSDAEVRMDGSPISSSSSQLSPIPPQRPSRPSSTGLEDISPTPLPDSEDDEPIRGTASLLANSRGMSPTNMHSKSCVGEPRTAIDKMDTGHQSSGEDMEISDDEMPGTPIASGDCDKNIVVNSALSLIQTIPMPPPGFPPLPHAAGFPLPPHHLPHHSTVSHLPSHHPMLHPLHSYGMMHFLPVDLLSSLPQLLQMPFQMQTQMLSRMAQSQHPYAYPYPAPSANPAAMPFGGPYPPLSVVSAPADTLHGQPWPLPSMPQFNPAVPPPGYEPQKEDPHKATIDGVLMAIVKELKAIMKKDLNRKMVEVVAFRKFDEWWDKQELSAKATLTPVKTGEGKDEEKERAKPKETMSSHLPWNKGEGLGFEGMGLGIGLRGIRLPSFKVKRKQPPEPTSTSDNKRVRPSTPVDDELEDEESERMGRTDGSRVDPAGSSSKRRPARPLELDSEGEEEEETSGKEESSLSDHEEEPVDDASERLSSGKDLEEEDEKKSESHSSESESSDSSDDEASSSSSSKSGSDSSGSESSSDYESSSEEEEEEEEEEERIVGMDDEEDVDARTSTSSSTTSTSSSDEEEVVEVKAPSTPTGPPPEEEPNELGRLEAVDEAEIDHKPSMVSLIKTKVEEVRPPSPKGLPADELDVDLEVKIPVPKTEASLEEVGNLRPPTPTGSFADSDQDTRPKIPTEDFPRTPGHEGPVPLESETTVPRSLPTPSMHLPLPPSHVPDPQSLLPPPETLPDMPVRGRLPTEEDIPRTPGRDLMDRARGLGKLQSTDTVPVTPGSDTPLTGNSLSSPHILGSPFSYPAQSPVLSAGIPRTPGRDLTFAPAFPDSAGLSAGLPIHRKASSEILEEKPLFKEPLLSASPQASLPNNAASSPFPGPPLPTASLPEPALPPQGSPPASIENSFPASPKELPVPMIDVPVPLDDTPSKKKLVRSKNKKGIQDSEEPQVTLIEASSLPELPVNNQYPDLPSESIKEEDGEPAFSEKEESQVPTIIPKVEETSFYVEEPIQKTRRQRRGWQELLLSMHSPVASPRRPSFMPRSDFEEMTILYDIWNDGIDEEDIRYLKITYDKMLQQDNAHDWLNDTLWVHHPPTNMGSATGVKKKRKEDGIRDHVTGCARSEGYYKIDKKDKMKYLNSSRLQSEEPDVDTQGKSIPAQPQVSTRAGSERRSEQRRLLSSFSCDSDLLKFNQLKFRKKKIRFCRSHIHDWGLFAMEPIAADEMVIEYVGQNIRQVIADMREKRYEDEGIGSSYMFRVDHDTIIDATKCGNFARFINHSCNPNCYAKVITVESQKKIVIYSRQPINVNEEITYDYKFPIEDEKIPCLCGAENCRGTLN, from the exons ATGGACAACAGCCATCCTATCTGCAGTTCGGGAGAGAAACGAAGTCATCATTGGAGAAGTTACAAGTTGATTATTGACCCAGCGTTGAAAAAGGGTTCGCACAAAGTGTACCGCTACGATGGACATCAATTCAGCACGCCG AGCTTTGGAATGTCACCCGTGGACATCGTCCGAGATCCGAGAATCGGTCGTCTGTGGACTAAGTACAAGGAGACTGATCTCCCGGTTCCTAAATTTAAG ATCGACGAGTGTTACGTCGGCCGTGTTCCCCCGAAGGAGGTCACGTTCGCGAAACTCAATGACAACGTCAGAGAGGGATTCCTCACCGACATGTGCAAGAAGTTCGGCGACATCGAGGAGGTGGAAATATTGTACAATCCGAAGAACAAAAAACATCTCGGAATAGCTAAAGTTGTTTTCGAAACCGTCAAGGCGGCGAAAGATGCTGTCCAGAACTTGCACAACACGTCTGTCATGGGAAACATCATCCACGTGGAGCTGGACCCTAAAG GTGAAAATCGCCAGAGGTACTTCCAGCGTCTTATCAATGGAAGTTATACTCCGCTCACTCTTCCAGTCGGTGGCGAAGAGGCCTGTGATGTTTCTCCACGCAGCTTGGCTGAAGCCCTgatg GCTTGCGAGCCCTCCAGAAGACTGTTCGAAGGCGGTTCGTCTGTAGTCGCAGGCACAACACCGAGTGGCACCAACACACCCATGTCCCTGGATACAGCCTACTCCAGCCTAAGGCAGGATACGCCCCAGTCGCAAGGCACCCCGCACACCCCACGCCCATCAGGCACCCCGTTCTCTCAGGACTCCAGCTACTCCAGCAGGCAGGGCACGCCAGCGTTCCAAGCCAACCGTGCCGAATCATCAGGAGGCTACAAATCGAGGAGACATGAAACCAAATTCCAGGATGCCTACAACCGTAGACCAGAAAGGCGATATGTCCATGGACCCACGCAACGTGGTAACACAGAACAGCCGCCTAGTTTTAAGCAGCATCAACCACCTGAGCCGCCATCGCCTGCATTCACGCACACGCCGCCGCCACCTACCAGTgcaaattttaaaactgcttattcCCAATATCAACCCCCAATTCCCCAAGAGTACACAGTAGCCTCCTACCACCAGCCTGTTCAGCGGGAATTGGATTACAGAAGACCACCTCAAGCTCCGCCTCCCCCAAGCACTGACTTCCTGCCTGTCAGAGACAGACCCACAACTCCACCAATCCCTGAGCCTCCTCCTGCTCCAGAGACCCAACCAACGACACCTCCGTCTTCCACACCAGAGCCCTGTCCATCGCCTACCCAAGAGTCTGAGCGTAACAGCCTAGACTCCCGTATAGAAATGCTCCTGAAGCCCTTCCTGAATGAGCGCGGAGACTCGGATGCTGAGGTGCGGATGGATGGGAGCCCGATCTCCTCCTCGTCATCCCAGCTGTCCCCAATCCCACCCCAGCGACCCTCGCGGCCTTCAAGCACTGGTCTGGAGGACATCAGCCCAACTCCGCTGCCTGATTCAGAAGATGATGAACCGATCCGTGGTACTGCTTCACTGTTGGCAAACTCAAGGGGTATGTCACCCACCAACATGCACAGTAAAAGCTGTGTGGGAGAACCACGGACGGCCATTGACAAAATGGACACG ggTCATCAGTCTTCAGGTGAAGACATGGAGATATCTGACGATGAGATGCCTGGCACGCCGATCGCCAGCGGGGACTGTGACAAAAACATTGTGGTCAACTCAGCATTGTCTCTAATACAGACCATCCCCATGCCTCCACCAGGGTTTCCCCCGCTGCCCCATGCGGCTGGTTTCCCCCTACCGCCGCACCACCTTCCACACCATTCAACCGTTTCCCACTTGCCTAGCCATCACCCGATGCTCCACCCACTGCACTCTTATGGCATGATGCATTTTTTACCTGTAGATCTGCTTAGCTCTTTACCACAGTTGCTCCAGATGCCCTTTCAGATGCAGACTCAAATGCTGAGTCGCATGGCACAGAGCCAGCATCCGTACGCTTACCCGTACCCTGCTCCCAGTGCCAATCCTGCCGCCATGCCATTTGGGGGTCCGTATCCACCATTGTCAGTGGTTAGCGCTCCTGCAGACACGCTCCATGGGCAACCATGGCCACTACCCAGCATGCCCCAATTTAACCCCGCTGTTCCCCCACCTGGCTACGAGCCCCAGAAGGAAGACCCGCACAAAGCCACCATAGATGGAGTGCTGATGGCTATCGTCAAAGAGCTGAAGGCCATCATGAAGAAAGATCTCAACCGCAAGATGGTGGAAGTGGTGGCCTTCAGGAAGTTTGATGAGTGGTGGGACAAACAGGAGCTTTCGGCAAAG GCTACACTTACACCTGTGAAAACAGGTGAGGGCAAAGACGAGGAGAAAGAACGGGCCAAACCCAAAGAGACAATGTCCTCGCATTTACCCTGGAATAAGGGCGAGGGTCTGGGCTTTGAGGGAATGGGTCTCGGCATCGGCCTGCGTGGCATTCGATTACCGTCCTTTAAG GTTAAGAGGAAACAGCCCCCTGAACCGACATCCACCAGTGACAACAAAAGGGTCCGGCCATCCACACCTGTCGACGATGAGCTGGAGGATGAAG AGTCAGAAAGAATGGGTCGCACGGACGGATCCAGAGTGGATCCAGCTGGTTCTTCTTCTAAACGAAGACCAGCCAGGCCTCTGGAGCTGGACAGCGaaggtgaggaggaggaggaaacaTCTGGTAAAGAGGAGTCGTCACTTTCAGATCATGAAGAAGAGCCAGTGGACGATGCATCTGAAAGGTTGTCCTCTGGCAAG GATTTGGAGGAAGAGGATGAAAAGAAGAGCGAATCGCACTCCAGCGAGAGTGAATCGTCTGACTCATCAGATGATG AAGCTTCCAGCTCATCGTCCTCCAAATCTGGTTCTGATTCCTCAGGGAGCGAGAGCTCATCTGACTATGAATCAAGttcagaggaggaagaggaagaggaggaagaagaagagcgAATAGTGGGAATGGATGATGAAGAGGATGTGGATGCACGAACCTCAACGTCTTCATCAACTACTTCTACTTCATCCTCTGATGAAGAGGAGGTTGTTGAGGTAAAAGCCCCCAGTACCCCCACAGGACCACCCCCAGAAGAGGAACCCAATGAGCTAGGCAGACTGGAGGCTGTAGATGAAGCAGAGATCGATCACAAACCTAGTATGGTGAGCTTAATCAAGACAAAAGTTGAGGAGGTGCGACCCCCTTCACCCAAAGGATTGCCAG CTGACGAACTAGACGTTGATCTGGAGGTGAAAATTCCAGTGCCCAAAACTGAAGCCAGTCTGGAGGAAGTTGGTAACTTGCGTCCACCAACCCCAACAGGTTCGTTTGCAGATAGTGATCAGGACACCCGACCAAAGATCCCCACAGAAGACTTCCCTAGAACCCCTGGTCATGAAGGCCCAGTTCCCCTAGAATCAGAGACCACAGTCCCTCGATCTCTTCCTACACCCTCCATGCACCTTCCACTTCCTCCAAGTCACGTTCCTGATCCACAATCCCTTCTTCCACCCCCTGAAACTTTGCCGGATATGCCTGTGCGTGGGCGCTTGCCTACAGAAGAGGACATCCCGCGAACACCCGGTAGAGACCTCATGGATAGAGCTCGAGGTTTGGGCAAGTTGCAGAGCACTGATACGGTTCCTGTCACACCAGGTAGTGACACTCCTCTAACAGGTAACAGCTTGAGTTCGCCACATATTCTCGGCAGCCCTTTCTCTTACCCCGCTCAATCCCCTGTGCTCAGTGCTGGCATTCCTCGGACTCCAGGTCGAGACCTTACTTTTGCTCCAGCTTTCCCTGACTCTGCTGGTTTATCTGCAGGCCTTCCTATTCACAGGAAGGCCTCGTCTGAGATCTTGGAGGAGAAGCCTCTCTTTAAAGAGCCTCTACTCAGTGCCTCTCCCCAGGCCAGCCTACCTAATAATGCTGCTTCTTCCCCATTCCCTGGTCCTCCCCTTCCTACTGCTTCACTTCCGGAGCCTGCTTTGCCTCCCCAAGGCTCTCCTCCTGCTTCAATAGAGAATTCCTTTCCCGCTTCTCCAAAAGAACTTCCTGTTCCAATGATAGATGTTCCTGTGCCCTTAGATGATACTCCGTCAAAGAAGAAACTGGTACGCTCTAAGAATAAAAAAGGGATTCAAGATTCTGAAGAGCCTCAAGTTACTTTAATAGAGGCCTCTTCACTTCCAGAGCTCCCAGTCAATAACCAATACCCAGACCTTCCTTCAGAATCCATCAAAGAAGAAGATGGTGAACCCGCATTCTCTGAGAAAGAAGAAAGCCAAGTGCCGACGATCATACCCAAGGTTGAGGAGACGTCTTTTTATGTTGAGGAACCAATTCAGAAGACGCGGCGACAGAGACGGGGCTGGCAGGAGTTGTTGTTGTCTATGCACTCGCCTGTCGCTTCACCACGCCGTCCCAGCTTCATGCCCCGCTCTGACTTTGAGGAGATGACCATATTGTATGACATCTGGAATGATGGCATTGACGAAGAGGACATCCGATACCTTAAGATCACCTACGACAAAATGCTTCAGCAAGATAATGCCCATGACTGGCTCAACGACACCCTCTGGGTCCACCATCCTC CTACCAACATGGGCAGTGCAACAGGGGTGAAGAAGAAGCGGAAAGAAGATGGTATACGTGATCATGTCACGGGCTGCGCCCGCAGCGAGGGTTACTACAAAATCGACAAGAAAGACAAAATGAAATACCTGAACAGCTCACGCTTGCAGTCTGAAGAGCCGGATGTGGACACTCAG GGAAAGAGTATACCAGCGCAGCCCCAAGTGTCCACCAGAGCAGGTTCAGAGCGGCGGTCCGAACAGCGGCGCTTGCTGTCGTCCTTCAGCTGTGACAGTGATCTCCTCAAGTTCAACCAGCTCAAG TTTCGTAAGAAGAAGATCCGCTTCTGTAGAAGTCACATTCATGACTGGGGATTGTTTGCCATGGAGCCTATTGCTGCTGATGAGATGGTTATTGAATACGTTGGCCAGAATATCCGACAG GTTATTGCAGACATGCGAGAGAAGCGCTATGAGGACGAAGGCATCGGTAGCAGCTACATGTTTCGTGTGGATCATGACACCATTATAGACGCAACCAAATGTGGCAACTTCGCTCGATTCATCAATCACAGTTGCAAT CCAAACTGTTATGCCAAGGTCATCACTGTGGAGTCGCAGAAAAAGATCGTCATATACTCCCGGCAGCCAATCAATGTTAACGAGGAGATCACCTACGACTACAAGTTCCCCATCGAGGACGAGAAGATACCGTGCCTGTGTGGTGCCGAGAACTGCAGGGGAACGTTGAACTAA
- the setd1ba gene encoding histone-lysine N-methyltransferase SETD1B-A isoform X7 has protein sequence MDNSHPICSSGEKRSHHWRSYKLIIDPALKKGSHKVYRYDGHQFSTPSFGMSPVDIVRDPRIGRLWTKYKETDLPVPKFKIDECYVGRVPPKEVTFAKLNDNVREGFLTDMCKKFGDIEEVEILYNPKNKKHLGIAKVVFETVKAAKDAVQNLHNTSVMGNIIHVELDPKGENRQRYFQRLINGSYTPLTLPVGGEEACDVSPRSLAEALMACEPSRRLFEGGSSVVAGTTPSGTNTPMSLDTAYSSLRQDTPQSQGTPHTPRPSGTPFSQDSSYSSRQGTPAFQANRAESSGGYKSRRHETKFQDAYNRRPERRYVHGPTQRGNTEQPPSFKQHQPPEPPSPAFTHTPPPPTSANFKTAYSQYQPPIPQEYTVASYHQPVQRELDYRRPPQAPPPPSTDFLPVRDRPTTPPIPEPPPAPETQPTTPPSSTPEPCPSPTQESERNSLDSRIEMLLKPFLNERGDSDAEVRMDGSPISSSSSQLSPIPPQRPSRPSSTGLEDISPTPLPDSEDDEPIRGTASLLANSRGMSPTNMHSKSCVGEPRTAIDKMDTGHQSSGEDMEISDDEMPGTPIASGDCDKNIVVNSALSLIQTIPMPPPGFPPLPHAAGFPLPPHHLPHHSTVSHLPSHHPMLHPLHSYGMMHFLPVDLLSSLPQLLQMPFQMQTQMLSRMAQSQHPYAYPYPAPSANPAAMPFGGPYPPLSVVSAPADTLHGQPWPLPSMPQFNPAVPPPGYEPQKEDPHKATIDGVLMAIVKELKAIMKKDLNRKMVEVVAFRKFDEWWDKQELSAKATLTPVKTGEGKDEEKERAKPKETMSSHLPWNKGEGLGFEGMGLGIGLRGIRLPSFKVKRKQPPEPTSTSDNKRVRPSTPVDDELEDEESERMGRTDGSRVDPAGSSSKRRPARPLELDSEGEEEEETSGKEESSLSDHEEEPVDDASERLSSGKDLEEEDEKKSESHSSESESSDSSDDASSSSSSKSGSDSSGSESSSDYESSSEEEEEEEEEEERIVGMDDEEDVDARTSTSSSTTSTSSSDEEEVVEVKAPSTPTGPPPEEEPNELGRLEAVDEAEIDHKPSMVSLIKTKVEEVRPPSPKGLPADELDVDLEVKIPVPKTEASLEEVGNLRPPTPTGSFADSDQDTRPKIPTEDFPRTPGHEGPVPLESETTVPRSLPTPSMHLPLPPSHVPDPQSLLPPPETLPDMPVRGRLPTEEDIPRTPGRDLMDRARGLGKLQSTDTVPVTPGSDTPLTDDTPSKKKLVRSKNKKGIQDSEEPQVTLIEASSLPELPVNNQYPDLPSESIKEEDGEPAFSEKEESQVPTIIPKVEETSFYVEEPIQKTRRQRRGWQELLLSMHSPVASPRRPSFMPRSDFEEMTILYDIWNDGIDEEDIRYLKITYDKMLQQDNAHDWLNDTLWVHHPPTNMGSATGVKKKRKEDGIRDHVTGCARSEGYYKIDKKDKMKYLNSSRLQSEEPDVDTQGKSIPAQPQVSTRAGSERRSEQRRLLSSFSCDSDLLKFNQLKFRKKKIRFCRSHIHDWGLFAMEPIAADEMVIEYVGQNIRQVIADMREKRYEDEGIGSSYMFRVDHDTIIDATKCGNFARFINHSCNPNCYAKVITVESQKKIVIYSRQPINVNEEITYDYKFPIEDEKIPCLCGAENCRGTLN, from the exons ATGGACAACAGCCATCCTATCTGCAGTTCGGGAGAGAAACGAAGTCATCATTGGAGAAGTTACAAGTTGATTATTGACCCAGCGTTGAAAAAGGGTTCGCACAAAGTGTACCGCTACGATGGACATCAATTCAGCACGCCG AGCTTTGGAATGTCACCCGTGGACATCGTCCGAGATCCGAGAATCGGTCGTCTGTGGACTAAGTACAAGGAGACTGATCTCCCGGTTCCTAAATTTAAG ATCGACGAGTGTTACGTCGGCCGTGTTCCCCCGAAGGAGGTCACGTTCGCGAAACTCAATGACAACGTCAGAGAGGGATTCCTCACCGACATGTGCAAGAAGTTCGGCGACATCGAGGAGGTGGAAATATTGTACAATCCGAAGAACAAAAAACATCTCGGAATAGCTAAAGTTGTTTTCGAAACCGTCAAGGCGGCGAAAGATGCTGTCCAGAACTTGCACAACACGTCTGTCATGGGAAACATCATCCACGTGGAGCTGGACCCTAAAG GTGAAAATCGCCAGAGGTACTTCCAGCGTCTTATCAATGGAAGTTATACTCCGCTCACTCTTCCAGTCGGTGGCGAAGAGGCCTGTGATGTTTCTCCACGCAGCTTGGCTGAAGCCCTgatg GCTTGCGAGCCCTCCAGAAGACTGTTCGAAGGCGGTTCGTCTGTAGTCGCAGGCACAACACCGAGTGGCACCAACACACCCATGTCCCTGGATACAGCCTACTCCAGCCTAAGGCAGGATACGCCCCAGTCGCAAGGCACCCCGCACACCCCACGCCCATCAGGCACCCCGTTCTCTCAGGACTCCAGCTACTCCAGCAGGCAGGGCACGCCAGCGTTCCAAGCCAACCGTGCCGAATCATCAGGAGGCTACAAATCGAGGAGACATGAAACCAAATTCCAGGATGCCTACAACCGTAGACCAGAAAGGCGATATGTCCATGGACCCACGCAACGTGGTAACACAGAACAGCCGCCTAGTTTTAAGCAGCATCAACCACCTGAGCCGCCATCGCCTGCATTCACGCACACGCCGCCGCCACCTACCAGTgcaaattttaaaactgcttattcCCAATATCAACCCCCAATTCCCCAAGAGTACACAGTAGCCTCCTACCACCAGCCTGTTCAGCGGGAATTGGATTACAGAAGACCACCTCAAGCTCCGCCTCCCCCAAGCACTGACTTCCTGCCTGTCAGAGACAGACCCACAACTCCACCAATCCCTGAGCCTCCTCCTGCTCCAGAGACCCAACCAACGACACCTCCGTCTTCCACACCAGAGCCCTGTCCATCGCCTACCCAAGAGTCTGAGCGTAACAGCCTAGACTCCCGTATAGAAATGCTCCTGAAGCCCTTCCTGAATGAGCGCGGAGACTCGGATGCTGAGGTGCGGATGGATGGGAGCCCGATCTCCTCCTCGTCATCCCAGCTGTCCCCAATCCCACCCCAGCGACCCTCGCGGCCTTCAAGCACTGGTCTGGAGGACATCAGCCCAACTCCGCTGCCTGATTCAGAAGATGATGAACCGATCCGTGGTACTGCTTCACTGTTGGCAAACTCAAGGGGTATGTCACCCACCAACATGCACAGTAAAAGCTGTGTGGGAGAACCACGGACGGCCATTGACAAAATGGACACG ggTCATCAGTCTTCAGGTGAAGACATGGAGATATCTGACGATGAGATGCCTGGCACGCCGATCGCCAGCGGGGACTGTGACAAAAACATTGTGGTCAACTCAGCATTGTCTCTAATACAGACCATCCCCATGCCTCCACCAGGGTTTCCCCCGCTGCCCCATGCGGCTGGTTTCCCCCTACCGCCGCACCACCTTCCACACCATTCAACCGTTTCCCACTTGCCTAGCCATCACCCGATGCTCCACCCACTGCACTCTTATGGCATGATGCATTTTTTACCTGTAGATCTGCTTAGCTCTTTACCACAGTTGCTCCAGATGCCCTTTCAGATGCAGACTCAAATGCTGAGTCGCATGGCACAGAGCCAGCATCCGTACGCTTACCCGTACCCTGCTCCCAGTGCCAATCCTGCCGCCATGCCATTTGGGGGTCCGTATCCACCATTGTCAGTGGTTAGCGCTCCTGCAGACACGCTCCATGGGCAACCATGGCCACTACCCAGCATGCCCCAATTTAACCCCGCTGTTCCCCCACCTGGCTACGAGCCCCAGAAGGAAGACCCGCACAAAGCCACCATAGATGGAGTGCTGATGGCTATCGTCAAAGAGCTGAAGGCCATCATGAAGAAAGATCTCAACCGCAAGATGGTGGAAGTGGTGGCCTTCAGGAAGTTTGATGAGTGGTGGGACAAACAGGAGCTTTCGGCAAAG GCTACACTTACACCTGTGAAAACAGGTGAGGGCAAAGACGAGGAGAAAGAACGGGCCAAACCCAAAGAGACAATGTCCTCGCATTTACCCTGGAATAAGGGCGAGGGTCTGGGCTTTGAGGGAATGGGTCTCGGCATCGGCCTGCGTGGCATTCGATTACCGTCCTTTAAG GTTAAGAGGAAACAGCCCCCTGAACCGACATCCACCAGTGACAACAAAAGGGTCCGGCCATCCACACCTGTCGACGATGAGCTGGAGGATGAAG AGTCAGAAAGAATGGGTCGCACGGACGGATCCAGAGTGGATCCAGCTGGTTCTTCTTCTAAACGAAGACCAGCCAGGCCTCTGGAGCTGGACAGCGaaggtgaggaggaggaggaaacaTCTGGTAAAGAGGAGTCGTCACTTTCAGATCATGAAGAAGAGCCAGTGGACGATGCATCTGAAAGGTTGTCCTCTGGCAAG GATTTGGAGGAAGAGGATGAAAAGAAGAGCGAATCGCACTCCAGCGAGAGTGAATCGTCTGACTCATCAGATGATG CTTCCAGCTCATCGTCCTCCAAATCTGGTTCTGATTCCTCAGGGAGCGAGAGCTCATCTGACTATGAATCAAGttcagaggaggaagaggaagaggaggaagaagaagagcgAATAGTGGGAATGGATGATGAAGAGGATGTGGATGCACGAACCTCAACGTCTTCATCAACTACTTCTACTTCATCCTCTGATGAAGAGGAGGTTGTTGAGGTAAAAGCCCCCAGTACCCCCACAGGACCACCCCCAGAAGAGGAACCCAATGAGCTAGGCAGACTGGAGGCTGTAGATGAAGCAGAGATCGATCACAAACCTAGTATGGTGAGCTTAATCAAGACAAAAGTTGAGGAGGTGCGACCCCCTTCACCCAAAGGATTGCCAG CTGACGAACTAGACGTTGATCTGGAGGTGAAAATTCCAGTGCCCAAAACTGAAGCCAGTCTGGAGGAAGTTGGTAACTTGCGTCCACCAACCCCAACAGGTTCGTTTGCAGATAGTGATCAGGACACCCGACCAAAGATCCCCACAGAAGACTTCCCTAGAACCCCTGGTCATGAAGGCCCAGTTCCCCTAGAATCAGAGACCACAGTCCCTCGATCTCTTCCTACACCCTCCATGCACCTTCCACTTCCTCCAAGTCACGTTCCTGATCCACAATCCCTTCTTCCACCCCCTGAAACTTTGCCGGATATGCCTGTGCGTGGGCGCTTGCCTACAGAAGAGGACATCCCGCGAACACCCGGTAGAGACCTCATGGATAGAGCTCGAGGTTTGGGCAAGTTGCAGAGCACTGATACGGTTCCTGTCACACCAGGTAGTGACACTCCTCTAACAG ATGATACTCCGTCAAAGAAGAAACTGGTACGCTCTAAGAATAAAAAAGGGATTCAAGATTCTGAAGAGCCTCAAGTTACTTTAATAGAGGCCTCTTCACTTCCAGAGCTCCCAGTCAATAACCAATACCCAGACCTTCCTTCAGAATCCATCAAAGAAGAAGATGGTGAACCCGCATTCTCTGAGAAAGAAGAAAGCCAAGTGCCGACGATCATACCCAAGGTTGAGGAGACGTCTTTTTATGTTGAGGAACCAATTCAGAAGACGCGGCGACAGAGACGGGGCTGGCAGGAGTTGTTGTTGTCTATGCACTCGCCTGTCGCTTCACCACGCCGTCCCAGCTTCATGCCCCGCTCTGACTTTGAGGAGATGACCATATTGTATGACATCTGGAATGATGGCATTGACGAAGAGGACATCCGATACCTTAAGATCACCTACGACAAAATGCTTCAGCAAGATAATGCCCATGACTGGCTCAACGACACCCTCTGGGTCCACCATCCTC CTACCAACATGGGCAGTGCAACAGGGGTGAAGAAGAAGCGGAAAGAAGATGGTATACGTGATCATGTCACGGGCTGCGCCCGCAGCGAGGGTTACTACAAAATCGACAAGAAAGACAAAATGAAATACCTGAACAGCTCACGCTTGCAGTCTGAAGAGCCGGATGTGGACACTCAG GGAAAGAGTATACCAGCGCAGCCCCAAGTGTCCACCAGAGCAGGTTCAGAGCGGCGGTCCGAACAGCGGCGCTTGCTGTCGTCCTTCAGCTGTGACAGTGATCTCCTCAAGTTCAACCAGCTCAAG TTTCGTAAGAAGAAGATCCGCTTCTGTAGAAGTCACATTCATGACTGGGGATTGTTTGCCATGGAGCCTATTGCTGCTGATGAGATGGTTATTGAATACGTTGGCCAGAATATCCGACAG GTTATTGCAGACATGCGAGAGAAGCGCTATGAGGACGAAGGCATCGGTAGCAGCTACATGTTTCGTGTGGATCATGACACCATTATAGACGCAACCAAATGTGGCAACTTCGCTCGATTCATCAATCACAGTTGCAAT CCAAACTGTTATGCCAAGGTCATCACTGTGGAGTCGCAGAAAAAGATCGTCATATACTCCCGGCAGCCAATCAATGTTAACGAGGAGATCACCTACGACTACAAGTTCCCCATCGAGGACGAGAAGATACCGTGCCTGTGTGGTGCCGAGAACTGCAGGGGAACGTTGAACTAA